A stretch of the Filimonas lacunae genome encodes the following:
- a CDS encoding DUF190 domain-containing protein: MLQAQIYIDKSDFHGSQPLYEFVMQFLLINHVNGATALTGIMGFGHHQQMKRPNELFSFDEPPVVITFVDEADKVKDVLTRLRHEYKGGLIITHPVDLF; encoded by the coding sequence ATGTTACAGGCACAGATATATATCGACAAAAGCGATTTCCATGGCTCACAGCCGTTGTACGAGTTTGTAATGCAGTTTTTACTAATTAATCATGTGAACGGAGCCACTGCCCTCACCGGCATTATGGGCTTTGGCCATCACCAGCAAATGAAACGCCCCAACGAGCTGTTCTCGTTTGATGAACCGCCCGTGGTAATCACATTTGTTGATGAAGCCGACAAAGTAAAAGATGTATTAACGCGTTTAAGACACGAATACAAAGGCGGCTTAATTATTACTCATCCAGTAGATCTATTCTAA
- a CDS encoding efflux RND transporter periplasmic adaptor subunit, which translates to MKRIVTYVLLTGASATLFSCGSHETAKQPAAAKVQVTDSGRTVQFPPDSTTLHFFGTEKIGSTSMSAQLNAPARVAATVVHSSENPSQNLVLFENPELTANYTSLLQHIISIREKGSIIQQKKSIATQKQIEVDRFTDLANHGAGTGKDVSDAKTDLIGAQTDIAIAQNDLANEKTAVIEHETRLKLAGFNPESLIHASADKVWVICDIPESQVNNIKTSSTCQLHFTSYPNQTFTGTIESVGEVVDNITRMVKLRIGLPNLNNQLRAGMFASVSFGVSEGNNLSVPKSALITVQGKNYVFVKTNATTFTRKEVLSGTQINDRVIIYGGVQAGDEVVTDGTMQLKGISFGY; encoded by the coding sequence ATGAAAAGAATAGTTACATATGTATTACTAACCGGCGCTTCTGCAACACTGTTCTCCTGCGGCTCACACGAAACGGCCAAACAACCGGCTGCTGCTAAAGTACAGGTAACAGACAGCGGGCGCACCGTACAGTTTCCGCCCGACAGCACCACCCTGCATTTTTTCGGCACCGAAAAAATAGGCTCTACCAGCATGAGCGCCCAACTGAATGCGCCTGCCCGCGTGGCCGCCACCGTAGTGCACTCCAGCGAAAACCCATCGCAAAATTTAGTACTGTTCGAAAATCCCGAATTAACAGCCAACTATACTTCCCTGTTACAGCACATTATCAGCATTCGCGAAAAAGGCAGCATCATACAACAGAAAAAATCCATCGCTACACAAAAGCAGATTGAAGTAGACCGCTTTACCGATCTGGCCAATCATGGTGCAGGAACCGGTAAAGATGTATCAGATGCCAAAACCGATTTAATAGGTGCGCAAACAGATATAGCCATTGCACAAAACGATCTGGCTAACGAAAAAACAGCGGTGATAGAACACGAAACCCGTTTAAAACTGGCAGGCTTTAATCCCGAATCGCTAATACACGCCAGTGCCGATAAGGTATGGGTGATATGCGACATTCCCGAAAGCCAGGTAAACAATATTAAAACCAGCAGCACCTGTCAGCTGCACTTTACCTCCTACCCCAATCAAACTTTTACCGGCACAATTGAAAGTGTAGGCGAAGTGGTAGACAATATCACCCGCATGGTAAAACTGCGTATAGGTTTACCTAACCTCAACAACCAGCTGCGTGCAGGCATGTTTGCTTCTGTATCCTTTGGTGTAAGTGAAGGCAACAACCTGTCAGTACCTAAAAGCGCACTAATTACCGTGCAGGGTAAAAACTATGTGTTTGTAAAAACAAACGCTACCACCTTCACCCGTAAAGAAGTATTATCCGGCACACAAATCAACGACCGGGTAATCATCTACGGCGGTGTGCAGGCGGGCGATGAAGTAGTAACCGATGGCACCATGCAGTTAAAAGGCATTTCATTTGGCTATTAA
- a CDS encoding TolC family protein — protein MQKKLLVTLVCGLGMLPALQAQNNLTLQQALHAARSNNPFLKPAALDTSIAQSDVITAGLRPNPTLNNQTLQNASSKHFAPNTKFYEPENRQVWWQVTKQFNMSGQRKYRQEVATKNAAIAGKDYANTERDVLLDAGNKWLDVWYHSKNLQLLQEAKSNIDSLVQTQELRLKNQVISSNELTRTQLLSEQYQLQLKTSQQNFKNELQNLKLATGDANAGIDTTDALAYFAINQQVDSLIHLSFHQRPDLQSAQLSIDAAQSNIKLQHALSKPVPEMGVIYNPQNTVQYVGFYGTIDLPFFSRNQGEIKKSKITLQQSQQSFTALQQQVSTEVQTVYASWQVSKENVQHYENILQKATQVLTSVKYAYTRGGTTIIDFLDAQRTWFDTQKMYYDAVYEYRQNYLQLLHATGLITQL, from the coding sequence ATGCAGAAAAAACTCCTGGTAACCCTTGTGTGTGGTTTGGGTATGCTCCCTGCTTTGCAGGCGCAAAATAACCTCACCCTGCAACAGGCGCTACACGCGGCAAGAAGCAATAACCCTTTTCTGAAGCCTGCGGCACTGGACACCTCCATTGCACAGTCGGATGTAATTACCGCTGGTTTAAGGCCCAATCCCACCTTAAATAACCAGACATTGCAAAACGCCAGCTCCAAACACTTCGCCCCCAACACTAAGTTTTACGAACCGGAAAACAGGCAGGTATGGTGGCAGGTAACCAAGCAATTCAATATGTCGGGCCAGCGCAAATACCGGCAGGAAGTGGCCACTAAAAACGCCGCTATTGCCGGGAAAGACTACGCCAACACCGAAAGGGATGTATTGCTGGATGCCGGTAACAAATGGTTAGATGTATGGTACCACAGCAAAAACCTGCAACTGCTGCAGGAAGCAAAAAGCAATATCGACAGCCTGGTGCAAACACAGGAACTGCGCCTGAAAAACCAGGTCATCAGCAGCAACGAGTTAACGCGTACACAGTTGTTAAGCGAGCAATACCAGTTGCAACTGAAAACATCGCAGCAGAATTTTAAAAACGAACTGCAAAACCTGAAACTGGCCACAGGCGATGCCAACGCAGGCATTGACACCACCGATGCACTGGCCTATTTTGCCATCAACCAGCAGGTAGATAGTTTAATACACTTATCCTTTCACCAGCGCCCCGATTTACAAAGCGCCCAATTAAGCATTGATGCTGCACAAAGCAACATCAAACTGCAACATGCCTTATCCAAACCCGTTCCGGAAATGGGTGTTATTTATAACCCGCAAAACACCGTGCAATACGTAGGTTTTTACGGCACTATAGACCTGCCTTTCTTTAGCAGAAACCAGGGTGAGATTAAAAAATCTAAAATCACCCTGCAACAATCGCAGCAAAGCTTCACCGCCCTGCAGCAACAGGTAAGCACCGAAGTGCAAACCGTATACGCATCCTGGCAGGTAAGCAAAGAAAACGTGCAGCACTACGAAAACATTTTACAAAAAGCCACACAGGTATTAACCTCTGTTAAATATGCTTATACAAGAGGTGGCACCACCATTATCGATTTCCTCGATGCACAACGCACCTGGTTCGATACGCAGAAAATGTATTACGATGCTGTATACGAATACCGCCAGAATTACCTGCAATTATTACACGCAACCGGATTGATTACTCAATTATAA
- a CDS encoding HAMP domain-containing sensor histidine kinase yields MKIRLRLTLLFTFLFAAILLAFALIINFSYSENREEKFYKRLQQRAITQANLLLDAGVHPSVLQLIYRNALNEEEVAVFDTAFNLIYHDGPDIDKVKETPQMMNNILHKGEIRFHINREQAVGFLYHHKGKTYIITAAAADEWGLRKLQNLQNTLIVGFIASIILTLVAGRFFSKKALSPVSDMIEKVEDITATNLHLRVPEGNGKDEIAELAITFNHMLNRLENSFEAQKQFVSNISHELRTPLATIITELELSTIKPRTAEDYKATIALALADARKLARLSNDLLDFAKASYDQAEITFKPLRVDELLLDARMQVIKANSNYQVSIEFKEEIENDELITLNGNEYLLKVAFANLMENGCKFSSNHQCKVTIHSTGKNITAHFSDTGIGIDLNELPHIFKAFYRGSNKTHAQGNGIGLSLTERIIKLHNGHIAVQSQLQKGTVFAVQLPHL; encoded by the coding sequence ATGAAAATAAGGCTAAGGCTTACCCTGCTGTTTACATTTTTGTTTGCGGCCATACTGCTGGCCTTTGCATTAATTATCAACTTCTCCTATTCCGAAAACCGGGAAGAAAAGTTTTACAAACGCCTGCAGCAACGCGCTATTACCCAGGCCAACCTGTTGCTGGATGCCGGTGTGCATCCCAGCGTGTTGCAGTTAATTTACCGCAACGCCCTTAACGAAGAAGAAGTAGCCGTTTTCGATACTGCTTTCAACCTTATTTATCACGATGGGCCGGATATTGATAAGGTAAAGGAAACCCCGCAAATGATGAACAACATCCTGCACAAGGGCGAAATACGTTTTCATATCAACCGCGAGCAGGCCGTAGGCTTCTTATACCACCACAAAGGCAAAACATATATTATTACCGCCGCCGCAGCCGACGAATGGGGCCTGCGCAAACTGCAAAACCTGCAAAACACACTGATAGTGGGCTTTATAGCTTCTATTATCCTTACACTGGTAGCTGGCAGGTTCTTTTCCAAAAAAGCATTAAGCCCGGTATCAGATATGATTGAAAAAGTAGAAGACATTACCGCCACCAACCTGCATCTGCGCGTGCCGGAAGGCAATGGTAAAGATGAAATTGCCGAGCTGGCCATCACTTTCAACCACATGCTTAACCGCCTGGAAAACTCGTTCGAAGCCCAGAAACAATTTGTATCTAATATATCACACGAACTGCGCACCCCCTTAGCCACTATTATAACCGAGCTGGAACTATCTACCATTAAACCCCGCACAGCCGAAGATTATAAAGCCACTATTGCACTGGCACTGGCCGATGCACGCAAACTGGCAAGGTTAAGCAACGATTTACTCGACTTTGCCAAAGCCAGCTACGACCAGGCCGAAATTACCTTTAAACCCCTGCGGGTAGATGAGCTGTTGCTGGATGCGCGCATGCAGGTAATTAAAGCCAACAGCAATTACCAGGTGAGTATAGAATTTAAAGAAGAGATAGAAAACGATGAGCTCATTACCCTTAACGGTAACGAATACCTGCTAAAAGTGGCCTTTGCCAACCTGATGGAAAACGGCTGCAAATTCAGTAGCAACCACCAGTGTAAAGTAACCATACACTCCACCGGCAAAAACATTACGGCCCATTTTTCCGATACCGGCATAGGTATTGACCTTAACGAGCTGCCGCACATATTCAAAGCCTTTTACCGGGGCAGCAATAAAACCCATGCACAGGGCAACGGCATTGGCCTGTCGCTTACCGAACGCATTATTAAACTGCACAACGGACACATTGCGGTGCAATCGCAACTACAAAAAGGTACCGTGTTTGCCGTGCAGCTACCCCACCTGTAA
- a CDS encoding response regulator transcription factor — translation MKILVVEDEQRVAELIKRGLEEHLFTVELAYDGNLGKKMALQFDYDAVIMDVILPQLNGIDLCKVVRAAKPHLPIIMLTALGTTDDKVEGLDAGADDYLVKPFDFRELMARLRTVTKRHQQPGSNNGTKLTIADLVLNPLTMTANRAGNEINLTPKEFKLLEYMMKNSGRVLSRTEIAEKVWDTIFDTGTNFIDVYINYLRKKIDRDYDTRLIHTKPGVGFILKEG, via the coding sequence GTGAAAATCCTGGTAGTGGAAGATGAGCAACGCGTTGCCGAATTGATCAAAAGAGGTTTGGAAGAGCATCTTTTTACGGTAGAACTCGCCTACGACGGTAACCTGGGTAAGAAAATGGCCCTCCAATTCGATTATGATGCCGTAATTATGGATGTAATTCTGCCGCAGCTCAATGGTATTGACCTGTGTAAGGTAGTGCGGGCAGCCAAACCCCATCTGCCCATTATTATGCTCACCGCCCTGGGCACTACCGACGATAAGGTAGAAGGCCTGGATGCCGGGGCCGACGATTACCTGGTAAAACCATTCGATTTTCGCGAGCTGATGGCCCGCCTGCGCACCGTTACCAAACGCCACCAGCAACCGGGCAGCAACAATGGCACAAAATTAACCATTGCCGACCTGGTGCTGAATCCCTTAACCATGACGGCCAACCGGGCAGGCAACGAAATAAACCTCACCCCTAAAGAGTTTAAGCTGCTGGAATATATGATGAAAAACAGCGGACGCGTGTTAAGCCGTACTGAAATAGCCGAAAAAGTATGGGACACTATTTTCGACACCGGCACCAATTTCATTGATGTATATATTAATTACCTCCGCAAGAAAATAGATAGAGATTACGACACCCGTCTTATTCACACCAAGCCCGGTGTTGGCTTTATATTAAAAGAAGGATAA
- a CDS encoding RNA polymerase sigma factor produces the protein MYSPEGFPDEQSLLLRLKKSDKAAFDLLFHQFADPVITYIRFRLQDEHDAEDVLQEVFIKLWDKRSSIDVHTSFKNYLYTIVQNSIIDHQRKLKRKKYHPAETPPDTQEDTCQPNDHYQYKQLNQLWQQAIKRLPVQMGRIYVMRNEEALSVKEIASELDLSEQTVKNQLHTAGQRIVKIMQQVNTFFL, from the coding sequence ATGTATTCTCCCGAAGGTTTTCCGGACGAACAATCATTACTGCTGCGATTGAAAAAGAGCGATAAGGCCGCTTTTGATTTGCTTTTTCATCAATTTGCAGACCCCGTGATCACTTATATCCGCTTCAGGCTCCAGGATGAGCATGATGCGGAAGATGTGTTGCAGGAAGTGTTTATTAAACTGTGGGATAAGCGTAGTAGCATTGATGTGCATACTTCTTTTAAAAACTACTTATATACGATAGTGCAAAACAGCATTATTGACCATCAGCGTAAATTAAAACGCAAAAAATACCATCCCGCCGAAACGCCACCCGACACACAGGAAGATACTTGCCAGCCTAACGATCATTACCAGTATAAGCAACTGAACCAGCTATGGCAGCAGGCTATTAAGCGATTGCCTGTTCAAATGGGGAGGATATATGTAATGCGTAATGAAGAAGCTTTAAGTGTAAAGGAAATTGCTTCTGAACTGGATTTATCTGAACAAACGGTAAAAAATCAATTGCATACCGCCGGCCAGCGTATTGTAAAAATTATGCAGCAGGTAAACACATTCTTCCTGTAA
- a CDS encoding FecR family protein, giving the protein MMWKGRKRGTGIDKLWQKAWDNPDTLPVEKKEELLSAIHQRMNASASLGRRVVYIVSGAAAAILVTIVARQVWVNTKLAPVAEWNTIASNNENKKVILSDSSVIWLAPHSVVRLYPQFTRHRSVLLDKGTAFFEVTKDKDHPFQVNVNSQEVQVLGTAFTLERKDTVDIDLAVKEGSVALRSNEQRVVVHGGEQVSTTHKQVNAVARMMAMPADWWLQEEVRLLDVSLSELVTRIERYYHVQLNTEGVKWNTRVSLTWYFTQPLEKNLEVLNQLTGNTIH; this is encoded by the coding sequence ATGATGTGGAAAGGACGTAAGCGTGGCACTGGTATAGATAAGCTTTGGCAAAAGGCATGGGATAACCCTGATACATTACCGGTTGAAAAAAAGGAGGAGCTGCTGAGTGCTATTCATCAACGCATGAATGCTTCGGCCAGTTTGGGCAGGCGTGTGGTATATATTGTATCCGGTGCTGCCGCCGCTATACTGGTAACCATTGTGGCCAGGCAGGTGTGGGTGAATACCAAACTGGCGCCTGTAGCGGAATGGAACACTATAGCCAGTAATAATGAAAATAAGAAGGTGATACTGTCCGATAGCTCGGTAATATGGCTGGCGCCACATTCAGTGGTGCGCTTATATCCGCAGTTTACCCGTCACCGGTCGGTGTTGTTGGATAAGGGTACTGCTTTTTTTGAAGTAACAAAAGATAAAGACCATCCTTTCCAGGTGAATGTGAATAGTCAGGAAGTGCAGGTGCTGGGTACTGCGTTTACATTGGAAAGAAAAGACACAGTAGATATTGATCTGGCTGTAAAAGAGGGTAGCGTGGCTTTACGTAGTAACGAGCAACGCGTGGTGGTGCATGGTGGTGAACAGGTAAGCACTACCCATAAACAGGTGAATGCAGTGGCCAGAATGATGGCTATGCCTGCTGACTGGTGGTTGCAGGAGGAAGTGCGGTTACTGGATGTATCGTTAAGCGAGCTGGTTACGCGAATAGAAAGATATTATCATGTACAATTAAATACGGAAGGTGTAAAATGGAATACACGGGTTTCGTTAACCTGGTACTTTACACAGCCACTGGAAAAGAACCTGGAGGTGCTTAACCAGTTAACGGGCAATACCATTCATTAA
- a CDS encoding SusC/RagA family TonB-linked outer membrane protein, with product MQQGNFTRRGGLMVVLLMVCTYWLPAQTTLLHFQHAAGKLSAVMEQFGKRFHVQLAYVSDELSAVQVQAGTVEAGSVEELLNKVLAPAHFVATGAGNNYVIKKAPAVKKAVVGTMTLHGKVMDNNEPVQGASVTIKQDGYKTVTVVVDEKGFFNKTVYQTDGTMEVAAVGYYPVKRTFGGNNDDVFVIELSKDVKEIDGVVVTALGIKRAERALGYAATVISNDQLTNSISTNWTDALSGKVAGLNLVRSNSGPSGSNKIILRGENNLTGDNEALIVVDGVIINQGSGRRSAITGETAYGTGSDNMPADYGSSLNDLNPEDIETVTVLKGPGAAALYGQRGANGALIITTKAGANKKRKLNVNINSNASVETPNRWPALQYEYGMGLDGQADYEYGKSANSTTSSAYGPKFDGQLFYQYDPLTQTKGTTPTPWVPYKNATRNFFATGSDIANTISIDGGSDKTSSRLSITHVDNKWILPNTGFKRNTVSFSVNSKVSDQFTVSSKLNYTNKWSDNLPGAGYGNQSIMYWYIFWQPNANPEWLKNYWAKGQEGLNIVYPYSSYPSNPYAVTYEFLNKSNRHSLTGNVQAAYAFTKEFSLQVRSSIDFAYEARAQQRPYDAGTKYPKGSYRTQNIFSMEESTDFLLKYNKKVNRDWDVTATVGGSTLRNNYNRDEVRADSLTYPGVYSLANSKGPLVTMPYKSKYAINSFYGLVSVGYKNLVFGDITARQDWNSVLATPERTANAGFFYPSVNLSFIASDVWHMPKWVNYAKLRFSASSVGSGSTTPYLTAYNYASAGSLYSGGLENPSVLANPDLKPLKTITYEAGTEVRMLNNRLSVDVAVYTGLTKDQILYRIIDRASGYTKKVINAGKVNNQGIEVTLNASPVVTKNFKWTTSMVFSANRNRIKELPDSSVVLQTGYVGGGQIVAKVGGSMGDLYGKGYQRAPDGQVVYDATTGFAALTEDVKYLGNTIPKWKMGFTNDFTYKQFRLHLLFDAQVGAVAHSLMHYKLAEQGKTPNTLPGRYSGIIGNGVILGTDGKYRKNDVLTMDIDEYYRSHYGADNAEGSTFSTDFIKFREASIYYTLNSKMLKKAGLQRVTVGVYGRNLFIWSPWPMFDPEFGTLNGTDIVQGFEVGQFPSTRSYGFNLSIGL from the coding sequence ATGCAACAAGGGAATTTTACACGAAGGGGCGGGTTAATGGTGGTGCTGCTAATGGTATGTACCTATTGGCTGCCGGCGCAAACTACCCTGCTTCATTTTCAGCATGCTGCTGGTAAACTGTCGGCCGTAATGGAGCAGTTTGGAAAACGTTTTCATGTGCAACTGGCTTATGTTAGTGACGAGCTGTCTGCTGTGCAGGTGCAGGCTGGTACGGTAGAAGCAGGCTCGGTAGAAGAGCTGCTGAACAAGGTGCTGGCGCCTGCGCATTTTGTAGCTACCGGCGCGGGCAACAATTATGTAATTAAGAAAGCTCCTGCTGTGAAGAAGGCGGTAGTGGGTACTATGACGTTGCATGGTAAGGTAATGGATAATAACGAACCCGTGCAGGGCGCGTCTGTTACCATTAAGCAGGACGGTTATAAAACCGTAACGGTGGTAGTGGATGAAAAAGGTTTTTTTAATAAAACCGTGTACCAGACAGATGGGACTATGGAAGTGGCGGCTGTTGGTTACTACCCGGTGAAAAGAACTTTTGGGGGGAACAATGACGATGTGTTTGTGATTGAGTTATCGAAAGATGTAAAGGAAATAGATGGTGTGGTGGTAACGGCGCTGGGTATTAAACGTGCCGAAAGGGCGCTGGGATATGCTGCTACTGTTATTTCTAACGATCAGTTAACGAATTCTATTTCTACCAACTGGACGGATGCTTTATCGGGTAAGGTGGCTGGCCTTAACCTGGTAAGAAGTAACAGTGGTCCTTCGGGTTCCAATAAAATTATCCTGCGTGGGGAGAATAACCTTACCGGTGATAATGAAGCGCTGATAGTAGTAGATGGTGTTATTATCAACCAGGGTAGTGGCCGCCGTAGTGCTATTACCGGCGAAACTGCTTATGGCACGGGTAGTGATAACATGCCTGCCGACTATGGTAGCAGTTTAAACGATCTGAACCCGGAAGATATTGAAACGGTAACAGTATTGAAAGGGCCAGGTGCTGCTGCCTTATATGGTCAGCGTGGTGCGAATGGTGCTTTGATCATTACCACTAAGGCGGGTGCTAATAAAAAGAGAAAGCTGAATGTAAATATTAATTCCAATGCTTCGGTTGAAACGCCTAACCGCTGGCCGGCATTGCAGTATGAATATGGTATGGGCCTGGATGGTCAGGCAGATTATGAATATGGCAAAAGCGCCAACAGCACTACCAGTAGTGCTTACGGGCCTAAGTTTGACGGACAGCTGTTTTACCAGTACGATCCGTTAACACAAACGAAAGGAACAACACCTACCCCTTGGGTTCCTTATAAAAATGCTACCCGTAACTTTTTTGCAACGGGTAGTGATATTGCCAATACGATCAGTATTGATGGTGGTTCGGACAAAACCAGTTCGCGCTTATCCATTACGCATGTAGATAATAAATGGATACTGCCTAACACGGGTTTTAAGCGTAACACGGTATCGTTTTCGGTGAACTCTAAAGTGAGCGATCAGTTTACGGTTTCTTCCAAATTAAACTATACCAATAAGTGGAGCGATAACCTGCCGGGCGCGGGTTATGGCAACCAGAGCATTATGTACTGGTACATTTTCTGGCAGCCGAATGCCAACCCGGAATGGTTAAAGAATTACTGGGCCAAAGGGCAGGAGGGGTTGAATATCGTATATCCTTATAGCTCTTATCCTTCCAACCCCTATGCGGTAACCTACGAGTTTTTAAATAAGAGTAACCGCCATTCTTTAACAGGTAACGTACAGGCTGCTTATGCTTTTACGAAAGAGTTTAGCCTGCAGGTAAGATCTTCTATTGACTTTGCTTATGAAGCACGTGCGCAGCAGCGGCCATATGATGCGGGTACTAAATATCCTAAAGGCAGCTACCGCACACAGAATATCTTTTCTATGGAGGAAAGCACTGACTTTTTGTTAAAGTATAATAAGAAGGTGAACCGCGACTGGGATGTTACTGCCACTGTGGGTGGTAGCACCCTGCGCAACAACTATAACAGGGATGAAGTACGCGCCGATTCGCTTACTTACCCTGGTGTGTACTCGCTGGCTAACAGCAAGGGGCCATTGGTTACTATGCCTTATAAGAGCAAGTATGCTATTAACAGCTTTTACGGATTGGTGTCGGTGGGCTATAAAAACCTGGTGTTTGGTGATATTACGGCGCGCCAGGACTGGAACAGTGTGCTGGCCACGCCGGAGCGCACGGCGAATGCAGGATTCTTTTATCCCTCTGTTAACTTAAGCTTTATTGCTTCGGATGTGTGGCATATGCCTAAGTGGGTGAACTATGCCAAGCTGCGTTTTTCGGCTTCCAGTGTGGGCAGTGGCAGCACCACGCCTTATCTTACTGCTTATAACTATGCCAGTGCGGGCAGCTTATATAGTGGTGGTTTAGAAAACCCTTCTGTATTGGCTAACCCCGATTTAAAGCCTTTAAAAACCATTACCTACGAAGCGGGTACAGAGGTGCGTATGCTGAACAACCGCCTGAGTGTAGATGTGGCAGTGTATACCGGTTTAACCAAAGACCAGATCTTATACCGCATTATTGACCGCGCTTCGGGTTATACCAAAAAGGTGATCAACGCGGGTAAGGTAAATAACCAGGGTATTGAAGTAACGTTGAATGCTTCGCCTGTGGTAACCAAGAATTTTAAATGGACTACCAGTATGGTATTCTCTGCCAACCGCAACCGTATTAAGGAGTTGCCGGATAGCTCGGTGGTGCTGCAAACGGGTTATGTAGGTGGTGGTCAGATTGTGGCAAAAGTAGGTGGCAGTATGGGCGACCTGTATGGTAAAGGTTACCAGCGTGCCCCGGATGGACAGGTGGTATATGATGCCACTACCGGATTTGCTGCGTTAACAGAAGATGTGAAGTACCTGGGTAACACTATTCCTAAATGGAAGATGGGCTTTACCAACGATTTTACTTACAAACAATTTCGCCTGCACCTGTTGTTTGATGCGCAGGTGGGCGCTGTAGCACATTCGCTGATGCACTATAAACTGGCTGAGCAGGGTAAAACGCCTAACACTTTACCAGGCCGTTACAGTGGCATTATTGGCAATGGTGTAATACTGGGTACTGACGGTAAATACCGCAAGAATGATGTGCTTACGATGGATATTGATGAGTATTATCGCTCGCACTACGGGGCGGATAATGCCGAGGGTAGCACGTTCAGCACCGACTTTATCAAGTTCAGGGAAGCCAGCATTTACTATACATTAAACAGCAAGATGTTGAAGAAGGCGGGCTTACAACGTGTAACAGTAGGGGTGTATGGCCGTAACCTGTTTATCTGGTCGCCATGGCCGATGTTCGATCCTGAGTTTGGTACATTGAATGGTACCGACATTGTACAAGGGTTTGAAGTAGGTCAGTTTCCTTCAACCCGTTCTTATGGCTTTAACCTGTCTATCGGACTTTAA